A stretch of Arthrobacter sunyaminii DNA encodes these proteins:
- a CDS encoding histidine phosphatase family protein, with the protein MRLILVRHGQTPSNEHHFLDTDVPGPGLTELGLAQAAALPEVLGHEPIDGIFASNLVRTQLTADPLAAALGLPVEVRPGLREISAGDLEMRNDRDAVIAYLKTVYSWVRGDLGVHMPGGPDGHETFARFDAVIEELQSAGLKNPVVVSHGAMIRAWCTARAENVEPDFIVENALSNTGVAVMDRVDGDGDGDGQGTKGSWKLLTWMGEAVGGSALQDYGEDGPAGEDVKL; encoded by the coding sequence ATGCGCCTCATTCTTGTCCGCCACGGCCAGACTCCCTCCAATGAGCACCATTTCCTGGACACTGATGTCCCCGGTCCGGGGTTGACGGAGCTGGGCCTTGCCCAGGCAGCAGCGTTGCCGGAAGTCCTGGGCCATGAGCCCATCGACGGCATCTTTGCCTCCAACCTGGTCCGGACCCAGCTCACTGCTGATCCGTTGGCCGCAGCTCTGGGCCTGCCCGTGGAGGTTCGCCCAGGGCTGCGGGAGATCTCTGCCGGCGATCTGGAAATGCGCAATGACCGCGACGCCGTCATTGCCTACCTCAAAACCGTCTACAGCTGGGTTCGGGGAGATCTGGGAGTGCACATGCCAGGCGGACCCGACGGCCATGAAACCTTCGCGCGGTTTGACGCAGTGATCGAAGAATTACAGTCAGCCGGACTGAAAAACCCTGTGGTGGTCAGCCACGGCGCCATGATCCGCGCCTGGTGCACGGCCCGGGCGGAGAATGTGGAGCCCGACTTCATCGTGGAGAACGCGCTGAGCAACACCGGGGTGGCTGTGATGGACCGGGTCGACGGCGACGGCGACGGCGACGGCCAAGGCACGAAGGGCTCATGGAAGCTGCTCACCTGGATGGGTGAGGCAGTTGGCGGCAGCGCCCTGCAGGACTACGGCGAGGACGGTCCCGCCGGCGAAGATGTGAAGCTCTAG
- the htpX gene encoding zinc metalloprotease HtpX translates to MHQHFNGLKTAALFGVLFAVLLGIGALLSSGTGSSSFIWIFLFIGLATTAYSYWNSDKLAIRAMRAIPVTEQQAPQMYRIVRELSARAGQPMPKLYISPTMAPNAFATGRNPQHAAVCCTEGILTLLDERELRGVLGHELMHVYNRDILTSSVAAAIAGVITSLGQFLLFFGGGDRRNANPLAMIAMAVLAPFAASLIQMAIGRTREYDADEDGAKLTDDPLALASALRKLESGTQRAPLPNNDQRLVNTSHLMIANPFRNGVRGLMATHPPMADRIRRLENMAGRPLGS, encoded by the coding sequence GTGCATCAACACTTCAACGGACTGAAGACCGCCGCGTTGTTCGGTGTGCTCTTCGCCGTGCTGCTGGGCATAGGCGCCCTGCTTTCCAGCGGAACCGGCAGCTCCTCGTTCATCTGGATCTTCCTGTTCATCGGGCTGGCCACCACCGCATACAGCTACTGGAACAGTGACAAGCTTGCCATCCGCGCCATGCGGGCCATTCCCGTCACCGAACAGCAGGCTCCTCAGATGTACCGCATCGTGCGGGAGCTCTCGGCCCGCGCCGGTCAGCCGATGCCCAAGCTCTACATTTCACCCACCATGGCACCCAACGCGTTTGCCACCGGCCGCAACCCGCAGCATGCGGCTGTCTGCTGCACCGAGGGCATTTTGACGCTGCTCGACGAGCGGGAGCTGCGCGGAGTGCTGGGCCACGAGCTCATGCACGTCTACAACCGGGACATCCTGACATCCTCGGTGGCGGCCGCCATCGCCGGCGTCATTACCTCACTGGGGCAGTTCCTGCTGTTCTTCGGTGGCGGTGACCGCCGCAACGCCAACCCGCTGGCCATGATCGCGATGGCTGTTCTGGCCCCGTTCGCCGCGTCGCTGATCCAGATGGCGATTGGCCGGACGAGGGAATACGACGCCGACGAAGATGGCGCCAAGCTCACCGACGATCCGTTGGCGCTCGCCTCCGCACTGCGCAAGCTCGAAAGCGGAACCCAGCGTGCACCGCTGCCGAACAATGACCAGCGGTTGGTCAACACCTCGCACCTGATGATCGCCAACCCCTTCCGGAACGGCGTCCGCGGGCTGATGGCCACCCACCCGCCCATGGCCGACCGCATCCGCCGGCTGGAAAACATGGCCGGACGTCCGCTCGGATCCTGA
- a CDS encoding YajQ family cyclic di-GMP-binding protein translates to MASESSFDVVSKIDKQEVANALNQAQKELSQRYDFKGVGAEVDFSGEKILMKANSEERVMAVLDVLQSKLVRRGISLKSLDAGEPFASGKEYRIEASMKEGIAQDQAKKINKIIRDEGPKGVNSRIQGDELRVTSKSRDDLQATMALLKGADVDVDLQFINFR, encoded by the coding sequence ATGGCCAGCGAGTCATCATTTGATGTTGTGAGCAAGATCGACAAACAGGAAGTTGCCAACGCCTTGAACCAGGCGCAGAAGGAACTGTCCCAGCGCTACGATTTCAAGGGTGTCGGCGCCGAGGTGGACTTCAGCGGCGAGAAGATCCTCATGAAGGCCAACTCCGAGGAACGCGTCATGGCGGTACTCGACGTCCTGCAGTCCAAGCTGGTCCGTCGCGGCATTTCCCTGAAGTCCCTGGATGCCGGCGAGCCGTTTGCCTCCGGCAAGGAGTACCGGATTGAAGCCTCCATGAAGGAAGGCATCGCCCAGGACCAGGCCAAGAAGATCAACAAGATCATCCGCGACGAAGGCCCCAAGGGCGTGAACTCCCGAATCCAGGGCGACGAGCTGCGCGTGACATCCAAGTCCCGCGACGACCTGCAGGCGACGATGGCACTACTCAAGGGTGCCGACGTGGACGTGGACCTGCAGTTCATCAACTTCCGCTAG
- a CDS encoding MFS transporter — protein MPKLLADLTPLRESPDFRRLWTGTALSAVGTQLTLVAVSLEVYSLTQSSFYVGLLGLVGLVPLVLAGLYGGSVVDAYDRRKVALFSSVLLWLSTIGIAAQAWAGLGNIWLLYALVAVNAGAGGLNHPARSAIIPRLVRPELLPAANALSMITFGLAMTIGPLLAGVLVARVGYGWTYTVDVVTFTAAMWAVYRLDPMPPVGEVQKAGLKSVLEGFRFLATRPNIRMTFLVDLAAMVMAQPRALLPAIGAVLLGGGATTVGVLLAATAVGAFLAGLFSGPLGAVRRQGLAVLWSVVAWGLSVSAFGVVVVMAGRNDGAEPTAWLIPAAIAMACAGIADSVSGVFRSTILQSATPDAMRGRLQGVFVVVVAGGPRLGDLVAGVDASFLGEGWAAVIGGLVCVVLVGVLARSQPRFARYDARHPEP, from the coding sequence GTGCCAAAACTCCTCGCTGACCTGACCCCGCTGCGTGAAAGCCCGGATTTCCGCCGCCTCTGGACCGGAACGGCGCTTTCCGCCGTCGGCACCCAGCTGACGCTGGTGGCCGTCAGCCTGGAGGTCTATTCCCTGACCCAGTCGAGTTTTTATGTGGGACTGCTCGGGTTGGTGGGGCTGGTTCCGCTGGTGCTGGCCGGGCTCTACGGTGGCTCCGTGGTGGATGCGTACGACCGCCGCAAAGTGGCCCTGTTCTCCTCCGTTCTGCTGTGGCTGTCCACGATCGGCATTGCCGCCCAGGCATGGGCGGGACTGGGCAACATTTGGCTGCTCTATGCCCTGGTGGCAGTCAACGCCGGTGCCGGCGGGCTAAACCATCCCGCACGCAGCGCCATCATTCCGAGGCTGGTGCGGCCCGAGCTGCTGCCGGCCGCCAATGCCCTCAGCATGATCACCTTCGGCCTGGCCATGACCATCGGCCCCCTGCTGGCCGGTGTCCTGGTGGCCAGGGTCGGTTACGGCTGGACCTACACCGTCGACGTCGTCACCTTCACCGCCGCAATGTGGGCGGTGTACCGGCTGGACCCGATGCCGCCCGTTGGTGAGGTACAGAAGGCCGGCCTGAAATCGGTGCTGGAGGGCTTCCGCTTCCTGGCGACCCGGCCCAACATCCGCATGACCTTCCTGGTGGACCTTGCCGCCATGGTCATGGCCCAGCCCCGGGCACTGCTGCCCGCCATCGGAGCCGTGCTGCTGGGCGGGGGAGCCACAACGGTGGGGGTGCTGCTGGCAGCCACCGCCGTGGGCGCTTTCCTCGCCGGTCTCTTTTCCGGGCCACTCGGCGCGGTGCGGAGGCAGGGGCTGGCGGTGCTGTGGTCGGTGGTGGCGTGGGGCCTGTCCGTGTCCGCGTTCGGTGTGGTGGTGGTGATGGCCGGACGGAACGACGGCGCCGAACCCACCGCATGGCTCATCCCGGCTGCCATCGCCATGGCGTGTGCGGGCATCGCCGATTCCGTCAGCGGAGTCTTCCGTTCCACGATCCTGCAGTCCGCGACGCCGGACGCCATGCGCGGGCGGCTGCAGGGGGTGTTCGTGGTGGTGGTGGCCGGAGGCCCGCGCCTGGGTGACCTGGTGGCCGGCGTCGACGCCTCCTTCCTGGGTGAAGGATGGGCAGCGGTTATCGGTGGCCTGGTCTGCGTGGTCCTGGTGGGAGTGCTGGCCCGGAGCCAGCCGCGTTTCGCCCGGTACGACGCCCGGCACCCCGAGCCCTAG
- the trxA gene encoding thioredoxin codes for MATIDITEATFPETIEENDIVFVDFWADWCGPCKQFAPVYDAVSQKHDDITFAKVDTEKEQGLAAAAGITSIPTLMAFREKVLVFSQPGALNASQFSELVDAVKGLDMKAVHEQIAAQESGQAAAGSDGQAN; via the coding sequence ATGGCAACTATCGACATCACTGAGGCAACGTTCCCCGAGACCATTGAGGAAAACGACATTGTGTTCGTGGACTTCTGGGCGGACTGGTGCGGCCCCTGCAAGCAGTTCGCACCGGTGTACGACGCCGTGTCCCAGAAGCATGACGACATCACCTTCGCGAAGGTGGACACCGAAAAAGAGCAGGGCCTGGCGGCTGCTGCCGGCATCACCTCCATCCCTACGCTGATGGCTTTCCGCGAAAAGGTCCTGGTCTTCTCGCAGCCCGGCGCGCTCAACGCTTCCCAGTTCAGTGAACTGGTGGATGCGGTCAAGGGACTGGACATGAAGGCTGTCCACGAGCAGATCGCGGCACAGGAAAGCGGGCAGGCTGCAGCGGGGTCCGACGGACAGGCCAACTAG
- the fdhA gene encoding formaldehyde dehydrogenase, glutathione-independent, whose translation MSSNRGVAYIEPGVVEVQDIDYPTFELRDGPGVNPANVGRKVPHGAILKVVTSNICGSDQHMVRGRTTAPPNLILGHEITGEIVETGPDVEFHSVGDLVSVPFNISCGRCKNCKERKTGICLNVNPDRPGSAYGYVDMGGWVGGQSEYVLVPYADWNLLRFPDKDQAMEKILDLTMLSDIFPTGYHGAVTAGVGVGSTVYIAGAGPVGLAAAAGAQLLGAAVVIVGDLNKDRLAQARSFGCETVDVSLGDPKDQIEQLLGVPEVDCAVDAVGFEARGHGHGSSTEAPATVLNSLMDITAAGGALGIPGLYVTGDPGGVDEAAQKGSLSLDLGTGWAKSLAFTTGQCPVMKYNRELMMAILHDKVQIAKAVNATPISLDQAPESYREFDSGVARKYVIDPHGMVGARAS comes from the coding sequence ATGAGCTCAAACCGCGGAGTTGCCTACATAGAACCCGGTGTCGTGGAAGTGCAGGACATCGACTATCCAACCTTTGAACTCCGGGACGGACCCGGAGTCAATCCCGCCAATGTGGGGCGCAAGGTGCCCCACGGGGCAATCCTGAAGGTGGTCACCTCCAATATCTGCGGATCGGACCAGCACATGGTCCGCGGCCGCACCACCGCTCCTCCCAACCTGATCCTGGGACATGAGATCACCGGAGAAATCGTGGAAACCGGCCCTGACGTGGAATTCCATTCCGTGGGGGATTTGGTGTCGGTGCCCTTCAACATTTCCTGCGGACGCTGCAAGAACTGTAAGGAGCGGAAAACGGGCATCTGCCTGAACGTGAATCCGGACCGTCCGGGCAGCGCCTACGGGTACGTGGACATGGGCGGTTGGGTGGGAGGCCAATCCGAATACGTGCTCGTTCCGTATGCGGACTGGAATCTGCTGCGGTTTCCGGACAAGGACCAGGCAATGGAGAAGATCCTTGACCTGACCATGCTCTCGGACATTTTTCCCACCGGCTATCACGGGGCGGTCACTGCAGGGGTCGGCGTCGGATCCACCGTCTACATCGCCGGTGCCGGTCCGGTGGGCCTGGCCGCGGCGGCCGGAGCGCAACTGCTGGGAGCCGCCGTCGTTATTGTCGGTGACCTGAACAAGGACCGCCTGGCTCAGGCCCGCAGCTTTGGCTGCGAAACGGTGGACGTGTCGCTGGGGGACCCCAAGGACCAGATTGAACAGCTCCTGGGCGTCCCCGAAGTGGACTGCGCCGTGGACGCGGTCGGGTTCGAGGCACGCGGCCACGGCCATGGTTCGTCCACAGAGGCGCCGGCCACGGTGCTGAATTCATTGATGGACATCACGGCTGCAGGCGGTGCCCTGGGCATTCCCGGGCTGTATGTCACCGGCGATCCGGGCGGAGTGGATGAGGCGGCGCAGAAGGGCTCCCTGAGCCTCGATCTGGGAACCGGCTGGGCTAAGTCATTGGCCTTCACCACGGGCCAGTGCCCGGTGATGAAGTACAACCGGGAGTTGATGATGGCGATCCTGCATGACAAGGTCCAGATCGCCAAGGCTGTCAACGCCACGCCCATCAGCCTGGACCAGGCTCCGGAGTCCTACCGTGAATTCGACTCCGGGGTGGCGCGCAAATACGTCATCGATCCGCACGGCATGGTGGGCGCCCGGGCGTCCTGA